One Nostocoides sp. HKS02 genomic window carries:
- a CDS encoding acyl-CoA carboxylase subunit epsilon, whose amino-acid sequence MTPETDDAAQRPPLRLVRGDATPEEVAALLAVLSAVSADAAGAREPAARHTSQWASRGRSVRRSVAPGPGGWRASAFPR is encoded by the coding sequence GTGACCCCCGAGACCGACGACGCGGCCCAGCGGCCGCCGCTGCGGCTCGTGCGCGGTGATGCCACCCCTGAGGAGGTCGCCGCACTGCTCGCGGTGCTGTCAGCAGTGTCCGCGGACGCTGCGGGCGCGCGCGAGCCGGCTGCGCGGCATACCTCGCAGTGGGCGTCCCGCGGACGCTCCGTGCGCCGATCGGTGGCTCCCGGCCCGGGCGGCTGGCGCGCTTCGGCCTTCCCCCGCTGA
- a CDS encoding DUF885 domain-containing protein has product MTTETSTARPTTDVDRIADSFLAELVVLSPITATYLGIPGHEEDLDDFSPQGHAAHAELRRRTLAALDQAEPADDIDRVTIAAMRERLGLAEETHQAGLDEMSLNVIASPLQEIRGCFDLMSTDTDEDWGVIARRLAKVPAALEQWKESLRSAAAKGNVAPRRQVEACATQCTDLTAADGYFANLLEGAKAGDGDLADGTRVELTTAVESARAAYADLRGWLSSELLPQAPEADACGRDRYQLLSRAFLGASVDLEETYAWGQQEVERITAEMARVADQIAPGSTVKEAIAALEADPAYQLHGTDELKAWMQTKADEVITNLAGTHFDIPDPVRTIECLIAPTQTGGIYYTGPSEDFSRPGRMWWSVPKGVTEFGTWKELTTVYHEGVPGHHLQVAQTVFRSELLNSWRRMAAWTSGHGEGWALYAERLMDELGYMDDPGNKLGLLDSQSLRAARVVIDIGVHCGFEAPAEVGGGEWTYDKAWQYLTAHANQGEAWLRFELDRYLGWPGQAPSYKIGERLWMQLRDQVRDREGDAFSLKDFHRRALDIGGVGLDTLREAVLGELG; this is encoded by the coding sequence GTGACTACCGAGACCTCCACCGCACGTCCCACCACGGACGTCGACCGCATCGCCGACTCCTTCCTCGCCGAGCTCGTGGTCCTCAGCCCGATCACGGCGACCTACCTGGGGATCCCCGGCCACGAGGAGGACCTCGACGACTTCTCGCCGCAGGGTCACGCGGCACATGCCGAGCTGAGGCGCCGCACGCTCGCGGCGCTCGACCAGGCCGAGCCCGCGGACGACATCGACCGGGTGACGATCGCGGCCATGCGCGAGCGGCTCGGCCTGGCCGAGGAGACCCACCAGGCGGGTCTGGACGAGATGTCCCTCAACGTGATCGCCTCACCGCTGCAGGAGATCCGCGGCTGCTTCGACCTGATGTCCACCGACACCGACGAGGACTGGGGCGTGATCGCCCGACGCCTGGCGAAGGTGCCGGCCGCTCTCGAGCAGTGGAAGGAGAGCCTGCGCAGCGCAGCAGCCAAGGGCAACGTCGCACCGCGGCGCCAGGTCGAGGCCTGCGCCACGCAGTGCACCGACCTCACCGCCGCCGACGGCTACTTCGCGAACCTGCTCGAGGGCGCCAAGGCCGGTGACGGCGACCTCGCCGACGGCACCCGGGTCGAGCTCACGACCGCCGTGGAGTCGGCGCGCGCGGCCTACGCCGACCTGCGTGGCTGGTTGTCGTCCGAGCTGCTGCCGCAGGCCCCCGAGGCCGACGCGTGCGGTCGCGACCGGTACCAGCTGCTCTCGCGCGCCTTCCTCGGCGCGAGCGTGGACCTGGAGGAGACCTACGCCTGGGGTCAGCAGGAGGTCGAGCGAATCACTGCCGAGATGGCGCGGGTAGCCGACCAGATCGCGCCCGGCAGCACCGTCAAGGAGGCCATTGCCGCGCTCGAGGCCGACCCGGCATACCAGCTGCACGGCACCGACGAGCTCAAGGCGTGGATGCAGACCAAGGCCGACGAGGTGATCACCAACCTCGCCGGGACGCACTTCGACATCCCCGACCCGGTGCGCACCATCGAGTGCCTCATCGCGCCCACGCAGACCGGCGGCATCTACTACACCGGCCCCAGCGAGGACTTCTCCCGACCGGGGCGGATGTGGTGGTCGGTCCCCAAGGGCGTGACGGAGTTCGGCACTTGGAAGGAGCTGACCACGGTCTACCACGAGGGGGTGCCCGGCCATCACCTCCAGGTCGCCCAGACGGTGTTCCGGTCCGAGCTGCTCAACTCGTGGCGCCGGATGGCCGCGTGGACCTCGGGGCACGGCGAAGGATGGGCGTTGTATGCCGAGCGCCTCATGGACGAGCTCGGCTACATGGACGACCCGGGCAACAAGCTGGGGCTGCTCGACAGCCAGTCGCTGCGGGCCGCGCGGGTCGTCATCGACATCGGCGTGCACTGCGGCTTCGAGGCGCCTGCGGAGGTCGGCGGCGGCGAGTGGACCTACGACAAGGCCTGGCAGTACCTCACCGCCCACGCCAACCAGGGCGAGGCGTGGCTGCGCTTCGAGCTCGACCGCTACCTCGGCTGGCCCGGCCAGGCACCGTCGTACAAGATCGGCGAGCGCCTGTGGATGCAGCTGCGCGACCAGGTGCGCGACCGTGAGGGCGACGCGTTCTCGCTCAAGGACTTCCACCGCCGCGCCCTCGACATCGGCGGAGTCGGTCTCGACACCCTGCGCGAGGCGGTCCTGGGCGAGCTCGGCTGA
- a CDS encoding acyl-CoA carboxylase subunit beta codes for MAQTTDSVADPLSLGGTDVPGSDTGIDIHSTAGKLADLKRRVAEVAHAGSERAVEKQHARGKKTARERLELLLDEGSFVEMDKYARHRSTAFGQEKNRPYGDGVVTGYGTVDGRTVAVFAQDFTVFGGSLGEVFGEKICKVMDFAMKVGCPVVGLNDSGGARIQEGVVSLGLYGEIFRRNVHASGVIPQISLIMGPCAGGAVYSPAVTDFTVMVDQTSHMFITGPDVIKTVTGEVVSFEDLGGARAHNTKSGVAHYMGHDEDDAIEYVKALLSYLPSNNLEDPPSYADENAELPSLAVTDEDRELDTLIPDSPNQPYDMHTVISHVLDDGEFLEVHPLFAPNILCGYGRVEGRSVGVVANQPMQFAGTLDIDASEKAARFVRTCDAFNVPVLTFVDVPGFLPGTDQEWDGIIRRGAKLIYAYAEATVPLVTVITRKAYGGAYDVMGSKHLGADINLAWPTAQIAVMGAQGAVNILYRRQLAEAAERGENVDEARARFIAEYEDTLANPYVAAERGYIDTVITPSNTRMNVTKALRALRTKRETLPPKKHGNIPL; via the coding sequence ATGGCGCAGACCACCGATTCCGTCGCTGATCCGCTCTCGCTCGGCGGCACCGACGTCCCTGGCTCCGACACGGGCATCGACATCCACTCCACGGCGGGCAAGCTCGCCGACCTCAAGCGCCGGGTGGCCGAGGTGGCCCATGCCGGGTCCGAGCGAGCGGTCGAGAAGCAGCACGCCCGCGGCAAGAAGACCGCGCGCGAGCGGCTCGAGCTGCTGCTCGACGAGGGCTCGTTCGTCGAGATGGACAAGTACGCCCGGCACCGCTCGACCGCGTTCGGCCAGGAGAAGAACCGCCCTTACGGCGACGGCGTGGTCACCGGCTACGGCACCGTCGACGGCCGCACCGTGGCCGTCTTCGCCCAGGACTTCACCGTGTTCGGCGGGTCCCTGGGCGAGGTGTTCGGCGAGAAGATCTGCAAGGTCATGGACTTCGCCATGAAGGTCGGCTGCCCCGTCGTCGGCCTCAACGACTCCGGCGGCGCGCGCATCCAGGAGGGCGTGGTCTCGCTCGGGCTCTACGGCGAGATCTTCCGGCGCAACGTGCACGCCTCGGGCGTCATCCCGCAGATCAGCCTCATCATGGGCCCGTGCGCGGGGGGCGCGGTGTACTCCCCGGCCGTCACCGACTTCACGGTGATGGTCGACCAGACCTCGCACATGTTCATCACCGGCCCTGACGTCATCAAGACCGTCACCGGCGAGGTCGTCTCGTTCGAGGACCTCGGCGGAGCGCGCGCCCACAACACCAAGTCCGGCGTTGCCCACTACATGGGCCACGACGAGGACGACGCCATCGAGTACGTCAAGGCGCTGCTGTCCTACCTGCCCTCGAACAACCTCGAGGACCCGCCTAGCTATGCGGACGAGAACGCCGAGCTCCCCTCATTGGCCGTCACCGACGAGGACCGCGAGCTCGACACCCTCATCCCCGACTCCCCCAACCAGCCCTACGACATGCACACCGTGATCAGCCACGTGCTCGACGACGGCGAGTTCCTCGAGGTGCACCCGCTGTTCGCGCCCAACATCCTGTGCGGCTACGGCCGCGTCGAGGGTCGCTCGGTCGGGGTCGTGGCCAACCAGCCGATGCAGTTCGCCGGCACCCTGGACATCGACGCCTCGGAGAAGGCCGCCCGGTTCGTGCGGACCTGCGACGCGTTCAACGTGCCCGTGCTCACGTTCGTCGACGTGCCCGGGTTCCTGCCCGGCACCGACCAGGAGTGGGACGGCATCATCCGCCGCGGCGCCAAGCTCATCTACGCCTACGCCGAGGCCACCGTGCCTCTCGTCACCGTCATCACCCGCAAGGCCTACGGCGGCGCCTACGACGTGATGGGCTCCAAGCACCTCGGCGCCGACATCAACCTCGCCTGGCCCACCGCCCAGATCGCCGTGATGGGCGCCCAGGGCGCGGTCAACATCCTGTACCGCCGCCAGCTCGCCGAGGCGGCCGAGCGCGGCGAGAACGTCGACGAGGCGCGCGCCCGGTTCATCGCCGAGTACGAGGACACCCTGGCCAACCCGTACGTCGCGGCCGAACGCGGCTACATCGACACCGTCATCACCCCCTCGAACACCCGGATGAACGTCACCAAGGCACTGCGCGCGCTCCGCACCAAGCGCGAGACCCTGCCACCCAAGAAGCACGGAAACATTCCGCTGTGA
- a CDS encoding biotin--[acetyl-CoA-carboxylase] ligase has translation MREPLDREALHEALVTSGSPWTGIDVHPRLGSTNVEAARLAQPWRVVVTDHQEAGRGRLGRSWETPANTSVTLSVLLPAPDEARGWMPLVTGLAVLRGIAEVTGLRAGLKWPNDVLLAADDDRKVCGVLCELQPQGVVVGLGVNVDQTRDELPVDTATSLRLAGAQDVRREDLVVAILRHLAVLHGDLVRGGTARAGAQAAYREACLTTGREVDLHAADGTVRRVHAVGIDAQGRLVVASGGAEYAVAAGDVVHARRAPQG, from the coding sequence ATGCGCGAACCGCTCGACCGTGAGGCATTGCACGAGGCGTTGGTCACGTCCGGGTCGCCGTGGACCGGCATCGACGTCCACCCGAGGCTCGGTTCGACCAACGTCGAGGCGGCGCGACTCGCGCAGCCCTGGCGAGTGGTCGTCACCGACCACCAGGAGGCGGGCCGAGGCCGCCTCGGGCGCTCGTGGGAGACCCCGGCGAACACCTCGGTCACCCTTTCGGTGCTGCTCCCGGCGCCCGACGAGGCGCGGGGGTGGATGCCGCTGGTCACCGGCCTGGCCGTCCTGCGGGGAATCGCGGAGGTCACCGGCCTGCGCGCGGGCCTGAAGTGGCCCAACGACGTGCTGCTCGCGGCCGACGACGACCGCAAGGTGTGCGGCGTCCTGTGCGAGCTGCAGCCCCAGGGCGTGGTCGTGGGCCTCGGCGTCAACGTCGACCAGACCCGCGACGAGCTGCCAGTCGACACCGCGACCTCGCTGCGGCTTGCCGGGGCGCAGGACGTGCGCCGGGAGGACCTCGTCGTCGCGATCCTGCGGCACCTCGCGGTGCTGCACGGTGACCTGGTCCGTGGTGGCACGGCCCGCGCGGGCGCCCAGGCGGCATACCGCGAGGCATGCCTCACGACCGGACGTGAGGTCGACCTGCATGCCGCCGACGGCACGGTCCGGCGCGTGCACGCCGTGGGCATCGATGCGCAAGGGCGGCTCGTGGTCGCCTCGGGCGGGGCGGAGTATGCCGTGGCCGCCGGCGACGTCGTCCACGCCCGCCGGGCCCCGCAAGGGTGA
- a CDS encoding Na+/H+ antiporter has product MELALTLVVLVATVIIVAGFARKIGAPAPLVLIVVGIVASYVPFIKEPQLTPQVVLIGLLPPLLYAAAVRTSLVDFRANTSAILSLSVGLVLFTAAGVGLVTWWLLPVPFAVAFALGAVVAPPDAVAASAVARRIGLPRRVVTILEGESLVNDATALVSLRTAIVAFTTVGAVSFGSVVFDFATAVVLGLGFGVLVALVIGLLRRQLTDPALDTSLSFIVPYLAYLPTEHFHGSGVLAVVVAGLLLGHKSPMVQTASSRLSERINWTSVQFLLEHAVFLLIGLQMRRIVADVARSGLGWPRVLGVSLAVFLAVTVLRPVYLFPVRWLEQLVKHRTTRESQSGAHNAILSWAGMRGVVTLAAALTLPADTPQRGMLVWLAMFVTVASLVVQGTTLPWLARRLRVRGPDPREDALQEATILQASVAAGIAALEDCDQSDPTVIQTLRDRAENRTNIVWERLGQGRAGAETPSETYRRMRLIMLQAERSELLRIRGAGIVDQEVLAHVMAQLDIEESMLDRIDDRTEALRDEPMLPPERAGDECEHLAAHHNRFVAPTSPHGCEECLRDGTTWVHLRLCLDCGHVGCCDSSPQRHASAHFRESAHPVMRSFEPGESWRWCFVDEQLG; this is encoded by the coding sequence GTGGAACTCGCCCTGACCCTGGTCGTGCTCGTGGCGACCGTCATCATCGTCGCCGGCTTCGCTCGCAAGATCGGTGCGCCCGCGCCGCTGGTGCTGATCGTCGTGGGCATCGTCGCGTCCTACGTCCCGTTCATCAAGGAGCCCCAGCTCACCCCGCAGGTGGTGCTCATCGGGCTGCTCCCGCCCCTGCTGTATGCCGCGGCCGTCCGCACCTCGCTCGTGGACTTCCGGGCCAACACCTCGGCGATCCTGTCGCTGTCCGTGGGCTTGGTGCTGTTCACCGCGGCTGGCGTCGGGTTGGTCACCTGGTGGCTGCTGCCGGTGCCCTTCGCCGTCGCCTTCGCGCTCGGCGCGGTCGTGGCACCCCCGGATGCCGTCGCCGCGTCGGCGGTGGCGCGACGGATCGGCCTGCCGCGCCGCGTCGTCACCATCCTCGAGGGCGAGTCCCTCGTCAACGACGCCACCGCGCTGGTCTCCCTGCGCACGGCGATCGTCGCGTTCACGACCGTCGGGGCCGTGTCGTTCGGCTCGGTGGTGTTCGACTTCGCGACGGCCGTGGTCCTCGGTCTCGGGTTCGGGGTGCTCGTGGCACTCGTCATCGGGCTGCTGCGCCGGCAGCTGACCGACCCCGCGCTCGACACCTCGCTGTCGTTCATCGTCCCGTACCTCGCCTACCTGCCCACCGAGCACTTCCACGGGTCCGGGGTGCTTGCGGTCGTCGTAGCGGGGCTGCTCCTCGGCCACAAGTCACCCATGGTGCAGACGGCCTCGTCGCGGCTCAGCGAGCGGATCAACTGGACGTCCGTGCAGTTCCTGCTCGAGCACGCGGTCTTCCTGCTCATCGGGCTGCAGATGCGCCGGATCGTCGCCGACGTGGCGCGGTCCGGACTCGGCTGGCCTCGAGTCCTCGGGGTGTCGCTCGCGGTCTTCCTCGCGGTGACGGTGCTCCGCCCGGTCTACCTGTTCCCGGTCCGCTGGCTGGAGCAGCTGGTGAAGCACCGGACGACTCGCGAGAGCCAGTCGGGCGCGCACAACGCGATCCTCTCCTGGGCGGGCATGCGGGGCGTGGTCACGCTGGCCGCTGCGCTGACCCTCCCCGCCGACACCCCGCAGCGCGGCATGCTCGTGTGGCTGGCCATGTTCGTCACCGTGGCGAGCCTCGTGGTTCAGGGCACGACGCTGCCGTGGCTGGCGCGCCGGCTGCGGGTGCGCGGGCCCGACCCGCGCGAGGACGCCCTGCAGGAGGCGACCATCCTCCAGGCGTCCGTGGCGGCCGGGATCGCGGCCCTGGAGGACTGCGACCAGTCCGACCCCACCGTCATCCAGACCCTGCGCGACCGGGCCGAGAACCGCACCAACATCGTCTGGGAGCGGCTCGGTCAGGGGCGCGCCGGCGCCGAGACGCCCAGCGAGACGTACCGACGGATGCGGCTGATCATGCTCCAGGCGGAACGTTCGGAGTTGCTGCGCATCCGCGGTGCGGGGATCGTGGACCAAGAGGTACTCGCCCACGTGATGGCCCAGCTCGACATCGAGGAATCCATGCTCGACCGCATCGACGACCGCACCGAGGCGCTGCGCGACGAGCCCATGCTGCCGCCAGAGCGCGCCGGGGACGAGTGCGAGCACCTGGCCGCCCACCACAACCGGTTCGTGGCACCCACGAGCCCGCACGGGTGCGAGGAGTGCCTGCGTGATGGCACGACCTGGGTGCACCTGCGGCTCTGCCTCGACTGCGGCCACGTCGGCTGTTGCGACTCCTCACCGCAGCGACACGCCTCGGCCCACTTCCGCGAGTCGGCCCACCCGGTCATGCGCAGTTTCGAGCCCGGCGAGTCCTGGCGATGGTGTTTCGTCGACGAGCAGCTCGGCTAG
- a CDS encoding adenylate/guanylate cyclase domain-containing protein — protein MTEPGRHRPVRPEDIEALRPDNLEARLLGKRATMGRREVSRGAQVSLLSARKFWHALGFPIVEDEEAMFTEADLMALKAVARLVREEELDETTALAMTRAFARTTDRLAVWQTQLMAEALAPIEIEAALDEADARAVPDLAAAEASALKLADMADALEPLLIYAWRRHLTAAISRMLADADPERSSEGVRRVVGFADLVNFTSLVRRMTERQLAVMVQRFEALCTDIVTAHGGRVIKTVGDEILFVTIEVAPAAAIALDLVDTMAEDDLLPDVRVGMALGPVLSRLGDVFGTTVNRASRLTSVAPGGGVLVDDALASALASGSGFETTALRRRSLRGIGQVTPSELRRAAGARRTTIREVHP, from the coding sequence GTGACCGAGCCCGGACGCCACCGCCCTGTGCGCCCTGAGGACATCGAGGCGCTTCGCCCGGACAACCTCGAGGCCCGCCTGCTCGGCAAGCGCGCCACCATGGGCCGACGCGAGGTCAGTCGCGGCGCCCAGGTGTCCCTGCTCTCGGCGCGCAAGTTCTGGCACGCCCTGGGCTTTCCGATCGTCGAGGACGAGGAGGCCATGTTCACCGAGGCCGACCTCATGGCGCTCAAGGCCGTCGCGCGACTGGTCCGTGAAGAGGAGCTCGACGAGACGACCGCGCTGGCCATGACCCGGGCCTTCGCCCGCACGACCGACCGGCTCGCGGTCTGGCAGACGCAGCTGATGGCCGAGGCGCTGGCGCCGATCGAGATCGAAGCAGCACTCGACGAGGCCGACGCGCGGGCCGTGCCCGACCTCGCCGCGGCCGAGGCCTCCGCGCTCAAGCTCGCCGACATGGCCGATGCACTCGAGCCCCTGCTCATCTATGCCTGGCGCCGCCACCTCACGGCGGCCATCTCGCGCATGCTGGCCGATGCCGACCCCGAGCGCTCCAGCGAGGGCGTACGCCGCGTGGTCGGGTTCGCCGACCTCGTCAACTTCACCTCGCTCGTGCGTCGGATGACCGAGCGCCAGCTCGCCGTCATGGTGCAGAGGTTCGAGGCGCTGTGCACCGACATCGTCACGGCGCACGGTGGGCGGGTCATCAAGACGGTCGGAGACGAGATCCTCTTCGTGACCATCGAGGTCGCGCCCGCTGCGGCGATCGCGCTCGACCTCGTCGACACCATGGCGGAGGACGACCTGCTGCCCGACGTGCGGGTCGGGATGGCCCTCGGGCCGGTGCTGTCGCGGCTGGGCGACGTCTTCGGCACCACCGTGAACCGGGCCAGTCGCCTCACGAGCGTGGCCCCCGGGGGTGGGGTCCTCGTCGACGACGCGCTCGCGTCCGCGCTGGCCAGCGGGAGCGGCTTCGAGACCACCGCCCTGCGGCGCCGCAGCCTGCGCGGCATCGGGCAGGTCACCCCCAGCGAGCTGCGCCGGGCCGCAGGCGCGCGGCGCACGACGATCCGAGAGGTACACCCATGA
- a CDS encoding nucleoside triphosphate pyrophosphatase has translation MTSPAPISLVLASASPARKKLLHAAGIDPSVVVSGVDEAAVLDAARTTYGELAAEDIALLLARAKAEDVAAQIDHAVIVGCDSVLELDGEVHGKPASAAEAVARWQRMRGTAGVLHTGHWVVDTRDSDLGGTGATLGATASTTVHFARLTDAEIEAYVASGEPLRVAGAFTLDGLGGPYVSAIEGDPSNVVGLSLPLLRELLGELGLLWHQLRASGIPT, from the coding sequence GTGACCAGCCCAGCACCCATCAGCCTCGTCCTCGCCTCAGCCTCCCCCGCACGCAAGAAGCTGCTCCACGCCGCGGGGATCGACCCGAGCGTCGTGGTCAGCGGGGTCGACGAGGCAGCGGTCCTCGATGCCGCCCGCACGACCTACGGTGAGCTGGCCGCCGAGGACATCGCCCTGCTCCTCGCCCGGGCCAAGGCCGAGGACGTCGCGGCCCAGATCGACCACGCGGTCATCGTGGGGTGCGACTCGGTGCTCGAGCTCGACGGCGAGGTCCACGGCAAGCCGGCCTCGGCTGCCGAGGCCGTCGCCCGATGGCAGCGGATGCGCGGCACCGCCGGCGTGCTCCACACCGGCCACTGGGTCGTCGACACGCGGGACAGCGACCTCGGCGGCACCGGTGCGACCCTGGGCGCCACCGCCTCGACCACCGTGCACTTCGCCCGCCTCACCGATGCCGAGATCGAGGCCTACGTCGCCTCGGGCGAGCCGTTGCGGGTCGCCGGCGCGTTCACCCTCGACGGGCTCGGTGGGCCCTATGTCTCGGCCATCGAGGGCGACCCGAGCAATGTCGTCGGGCTCTCCCTGCCCCTGCTGCGCGAGCTGCTCGGCGAGCTCGGCCTGCTGTGGCACCAGCTCCGCGCGTCGGGCATCCCCACCTAG
- a CDS encoding acyl-CoA carboxylase subunit beta encodes MGEDSGTDPKVTDVRERLAAAYQDSAVATEKAQAKLDSQAKLYVRDRIALLFDEGSFVEDGRYANATAQGLPADGVVTGRGTVDGRAAVVIANDPTVKAGSWGARTVEKIVRATEMALREELPVFWFVDSAGARITDQVEMFPGRRGAGRIFHNQVALSGKVPQVCCLFGPSAAGGAYIPSFTDLVIMVEDNASMYLGSPRMAEMVVGEKVSLEDMGGARMHCTVSGVGDLLVSDDTEAIELAKLYFSYLPTSWRSELPAYAPEEPATPLTRHTVPERESQPFDIHEVIDGLVDDESFFEVKPLFAPELVIGFGRMAGETVGIVANNSMVKGGVLFSDSADKAARFIWLCDAYSIPLVYLADVPGFMIGSEVERGGIIRHGAKMVHAVSSATVPQFCVIVRKAYGAGLYAMGGPGFAPDATIALPTARIAVMGPEAAVNAVYANKIAAIEDEAEREQFVQDMRREYEQDVDLERLAADLVLDQIIEADALRDELLLRLRYAKGRERHFSTKRRDIPPV; translated from the coding sequence GTGGGCGAGGACTCCGGCACCGATCCCAAGGTGACCGACGTCCGTGAGCGGCTCGCCGCGGCATACCAGGACTCGGCGGTTGCCACGGAGAAGGCTCAGGCCAAGCTCGACTCCCAGGCCAAGCTCTACGTACGCGACCGCATCGCGCTGTTGTTCGACGAGGGCAGCTTCGTCGAGGACGGCCGGTATGCCAACGCGACCGCCCAGGGCCTGCCCGCTGACGGTGTGGTGACGGGCCGTGGCACGGTCGACGGGCGCGCGGCCGTCGTCATCGCCAACGACCCCACGGTGAAGGCCGGTTCCTGGGGTGCGCGAACGGTCGAGAAGATCGTGCGCGCGACCGAGATGGCGTTGCGCGAGGAGCTGCCCGTCTTCTGGTTCGTCGACTCGGCGGGTGCGCGCATCACCGACCAGGTCGAGATGTTCCCCGGACGCCGCGGCGCGGGTCGCATCTTCCACAACCAGGTCGCGCTCTCCGGCAAGGTGCCCCAGGTCTGCTGCCTGTTCGGCCCCAGTGCCGCGGGCGGCGCGTACATCCCCTCGTTCACGGACCTGGTCATCATGGTCGAGGACAACGCGTCGATGTACCTGGGCAGTCCACGCATGGCCGAGATGGTGGTGGGAGAGAAGGTCTCGCTCGAGGACATGGGCGGGGCGCGGATGCACTGCACCGTGTCAGGGGTCGGCGACCTGCTCGTCTCCGACGACACCGAAGCCATCGAGCTGGCCAAGCTCTACTTCTCCTACCTCCCGACCAGCTGGCGCTCGGAGCTGCCGGCGTACGCGCCGGAGGAGCCCGCGACGCCGCTCACCCGGCACACGGTGCCCGAGCGGGAGAGCCAGCCGTTCGACATCCACGAGGTCATCGACGGCCTGGTCGACGACGAGTCGTTCTTCGAGGTCAAGCCGTTGTTCGCACCCGAGCTCGTGATCGGCTTCGGACGGATGGCCGGCGAGACCGTTGGCATCGTGGCCAACAACTCGATGGTCAAGGGCGGGGTGCTGTTCAGCGACAGCGCCGACAAGGCCGCGCGGTTCATCTGGCTGTGCGACGCATACTCGATCCCGCTGGTCTACCTTGCCGACGTCCCGGGCTTCATGATCGGCTCCGAGGTCGAGCGCGGTGGCATCATCCGGCACGGCGCGAAGATGGTGCACGCGGTGTCCTCGGCGACGGTCCCCCAGTTCTGCGTCATCGTCCGCAAGGCCTATGGCGCCGGGCTCTACGCCATGGGCGGTCCGGGTTTCGCCCCCGATGCGACCATCGCGCTGCCCACGGCACGGATCGCGGTCATGGGTCCGGAGGCCGCGGTGAACGCGGTCTACGCCAACAAGATCGCGGCGATCGAGGACGAGGCCGAGCGCGAGCAGTTCGTCCAGGACATGCGGCGCGAGTACGAGCAGGACGTCGACCTCGAGCGGCTGGCTGCCGACCTGGTGCTCGACCAGATCATCGAGGCGGACGCCCTGCGGGATGAGCTGCTGCTGCGACTGCGGTACGCCAAGGGTCGCGAGCGCCACTTCTCCACCAAGCGCCGCGACATCCCGCCGGTCTGA
- a CDS encoding MOSC domain-containing protein, with translation MLSLNVGTPEPNAAKPVGVTGIHKRPVGTAVLRAPGPKHGGLGSGVEGDFLGDTRHHGGDTQAVYAFAREELDWWAGELGRELPSGTFGENLTTLGLDVDGSLIGERWAVGDTVVLEVCGPRIPCATFAARMGERGWVKRFSAVGRTGAYLSVVTGGTVRQGDAITVVSRPDHEITVPDTFRAFMGEVEAAQRVLAAGCLVESEADELRELVARRGSGGGAELES, from the coding sequence TTGTTGTCCCTCAACGTCGGTACCCCGGAGCCCAACGCCGCGAAGCCGGTGGGTGTGACCGGCATACACAAGCGTCCGGTGGGTACCGCGGTGCTGCGGGCGCCGGGGCCCAAGCACGGCGGCCTCGGGAGCGGGGTCGAAGGGGACTTCCTGGGCGACACCCGGCACCACGGCGGGGACACCCAGGCGGTCTACGCGTTCGCCCGCGAGGAGCTGGACTGGTGGGCCGGCGAGCTCGGCCGGGAGCTGCCCAGCGGCACCTTCGGCGAGAACCTCACGACCCTTGGCCTCGACGTGGACGGCTCCCTGATCGGCGAGCGGTGGGCGGTGGGCGACACGGTGGTGCTCGAGGTGTGTGGGCCGCGGATCCCGTGCGCCACGTTCGCGGCCCGGATGGGGGAGCGCGGCTGGGTCAAGCGGTTCAGTGCCGTGGGTCGCACGGGCGCCTACCTGTCCGTGGTCACGGGTGGCACGGTGCGCCAGGGCGATGCGATCACGGTCGTCTCGCGGCCCGACCACGAGATCACGGTGCCCGACACGTTCCGGGCGTTCATGGGCGAGGTCGAAGCGGCGCAACGCGTGCTCGCTGCGGGCTGTCTGGTCGAGTCCGAAGCCGACGAGCTGCGCGAGCTGGTGGCTCGGCGCGGCTCGGGTGGCGGCGCAGAGCTGGAGTCCTGA